The window CGGCTTTTTCCAGGTTGAGGAGGTCTTTTTCCCCAAGATCCACATCAGCCCCGTGAAGCCCTACATCGAGCTTTACGCCGGAGTTGCCGACCGCGAGATGCTCAGATACCTCTAAAGACCAGAAGACGCCATGACTGAAATCCAAACCCGGCAAAGAGTTACAAGCCTGGCCCTGGTATTGCTGATGTTGCTTGCGATGGGTTTCCTATCCGCGTTGGATCCCCAATGGGAGTGGGCGGTGAGTGCTGGAGGCAGCCAGTTTGAAACCGGTATGTCGCTGGCCCGGGACAGCAGCGGAAACATCTATGTGACGGGGATCTTCTTCGGCACTGCTGTATTTGGAGGAACCACGCTGGTTGGCGTGCAGGCCTGGGATGTATTTGTGGCCAAACTCGATCCTGAAGGCAACTGGCTTTGGGCTACAAAAGCTGCCGGCCCGGGCAACGATTTTGCCTACGGGATCGCTCTGGACGCGGAAGATAACGTCTATATCACCGGCTCATTCGAACAAACCTTAACTTTCGGAAACTTAACCTATACCAGCGCTGGCAGTTCCGACATCTTCGCGGCCAGGCTGGATTCCAGCGGTAACTGGTTTTGGGTCCGTCAGGTGGGGGGCACCGGCGCGGACGTCGGACATGCCATAGCCGCGGATACGAACGGCGGTCTGTATCTGACCGGGTATTTTTGTTCGACCGTCAATTTTGGTCCCCATGTCCTCAGTTCCCTGGGCAATATCGATATCTTCGCGGCCAAACTGGACAGCCAGGGAACCTGGCCTTGGGCGGCTAGCGCAGGCGGAATGAATGATGAAATGGGCTATTCAATAGCGGTAGACGGTTCGGGAAACGTCTGTCTGGCAGGTTTTTTTCGTGACACCGCCACTTTCGGGACCATGGTTCTCAGCAGTTCGGAAGGTGCTTCCGCCTTCGCCGCGAAGCTGGGGCCCGCGGGAAACTGGCTCTGGGCGACGCAGGCAGACGGACAGGGCCAGTCGGAAGCTTATGGCATCGCAGCGGATAATGCGGGAAATCTCTATCTGAGCGGATACTTCGGCGGGACCATCTCCTTTGGCCAGATAAACCAGCGGTCCCGAGGTGGGAACGACATTTTCGTCGCCAAGCTCGATCCGGACGGAAACTGGATCTGGGCGATTCGCGCCGGCGGAAACGATCTGGATGAGGGATTTTCCCTGGCGATCGGGGATCAGGTCTTTCTGGCCGGCGTTTTCTCCGGCGACGCGGATTTTGGGCCTCACGGACTGGTCAGCAACGGCGGCAGAGATGTTTTTGCCGCCTGTTTGGATCTTCAGGGGAACTGGCTTTGGGTGCTGACAGCGGGCGGAACTGAATCTGAATATGGCCGCGGCATCCTGCTCGACCCTGCGGGGTATCTGTGTCTGACGGGCAGCTTCATCGGGACTGTTTCCTTCGGGCAAACAGTGCTGGAAAGCGTCTTGAACGATTACGGTTATCCCACCAGGGACGTTTTTGTGGCCAAGATCGACACTGGAGAAACCGGCATCAGCGATCCCTCCATGCCCGAAGTTGGGGATTTCCGGCTATTCGGCCCGCGTCCCAATCCTTTCAATTTTCTGACCACTATAAACTGCAGCCTGGAGCGCGGCGCGGAACTGGAATTGGGGATCTACAACCTGAAGGGCCAGCTGGTGAAAACAATCGCCCGGAGAAGTTTCGGTCCCGGAACCCACAGCCTTGCCTGGGATGGTTGTGACGCACGCGGAAAGCTTTGTCCCAATGGAATTTACCTGGCCCGTCTGAAGGCTGACGGACACCAGGCTGGCGTCAGGAAAATAACTCTGCTCAGGCCACCCTGAATTTGGCTTTCCTGAAATTGGTTGACACAATAACAGGAGAGAAATATGCAACGCCATATCTACAATGGAGTTAGTTACAGTCATAAGTACTATGATTATGTGGTCATGCAAGTTGTGCGAGAAGGGCACAGCGCCACCAAGGTGAGTTATGAAGAAGGTATTAATGATGTTACGATGGTTCGGGCTTGGGTGAGGGAGTATATGGAAAAGCGTGGATTGAAAAGGGCACCGAGACGTTTGAAGCGACGTGTGGGGGCTCCCAGGGTAAACATTCCTGAATGCGTTGACCTCGAGTTTCGCCGCTTGGAGGAGACAGTGTATTATCTTGAGACCTTGCTTGAGAATGCCTACCTGGTCATGGATAGTGAGCAAAAAAAAAGTCTGTTGCGACAGCTGTCACCCAAACTCAGGCAGAATTTAAAGGACAAGGGAAAGCTGTGAACATGAGCCTGATCAGCGAAAGCCTTGGCATGAGCCGTCAGAACCTCTACAAGACCTATCTGCATCGTGATCTGAGCAAGGAGAACACAGAACAGCAATACAAGCAGGCCATAGAAGATAAGCTATTGGAAAAGTCAGGCCTGTCTGGCAGCCAGGTCCGTAGAGAGCTTTCCGATGAAGGGGTCCATATTCCCCGGGACCGGTTCTATCGCCTGGTGAACAGGAACAGGTATACCCTAAACTCCAGTAGCCGGGCCTGGAAGACCAAGCCATACAAATCTCAGGCAGCGTCAAATCTGATCAAGAACAGGACATTCAGGCGAGTGTT is drawn from Candidatus Syntrophosphaera sp. and contains these coding sequences:
- a CDS encoding SBBP repeat-containing protein translates to MTEIQTRQRVTSLALVLLMLLAMGFLSALDPQWEWAVSAGGSQFETGMSLARDSSGNIYVTGIFFGTAVFGGTTLVGVQAWDVFVAKLDPEGNWLWATKAAGPGNDFAYGIALDAEDNVYITGSFEQTLTFGNLTYTSAGSSDIFAARLDSSGNWFWVRQVGGTGADVGHAIAADTNGGLYLTGYFCSTVNFGPHVLSSLGNIDIFAAKLDSQGTWPWAASAGGMNDEMGYSIAVDGSGNVCLAGFFRDTATFGTMVLSSSEGASAFAAKLGPAGNWLWATQADGQGQSEAYGIAADNAGNLYLSGYFGGTISFGQINQRSRGGNDIFVAKLDPDGNWIWAIRAGGNDLDEGFSLAIGDQVFLAGVFSGDADFGPHGLVSNGGRDVFAACLDLQGNWLWVLTAGGTESEYGRGILLDPAGYLCLTGSFIGTVSFGQTVLESVLNDYGYPTRDVFVAKIDTGETGISDPSMPEVGDFRLFGPRPNPFNFLTTINCSLERGAELELGIYNLKGQLVKTIARRSFGPGTHSLAWDGCDARGKLCPNGIYLARLKADGHQAGVRKITLLRPP